GCGTGGCGACAAACATGATCGCGAGGAAGAGAATCGGAGAGTAGCGTGCGATGAGGGGCGTGGAGGGGTCAAGGAGTCCGCCCCACGCGAACGCCCAGAGAAGAAGGAAGATCGCGGCGACATCGAAGACGAGGAAGATGAGCGCGAACATGTAGTACTGGAAGTGGAACTCGATCTGGGCCTCGCCT
The Thermoplasmata archaeon DNA segment above includes these coding regions:
- a CDS encoding NADH-quinone oxidoreductase subunit A; the protein is MALLDTYGPVVVFAIVAVLFPVGTFFATRLFRPTNPTPLKDLVYECGELPEGEAQIEFHFQYYMFALIFLVFDVAAIFLLLWAFAWGGLLDPSTPLIARYSPILFLAIMFVATQYALKKEEVIQI